From one Streptomyces chromofuscus genomic stretch:
- a CDS encoding DUF2000 domain-containing protein: protein MNDSAPVRVDRFDTKIAVLLREDLETWQRLNVTAFLVSGLGREVPEVIGEPYEDADGVPYLPMFRQPVLVFEGTKETLTAAHARVLSRALPRAVFTSDLFATGNDRDNRAAVRAVRTGELDLVGLAVHGPRNAVDKALKGARMHP, encoded by the coding sequence ATGAACGATTCCGCACCTGTCCGCGTCGACCGCTTCGACACCAAGATCGCCGTGCTGCTCCGGGAGGACCTGGAGACCTGGCAGCGGCTGAACGTCACCGCCTTCCTGGTCAGCGGCCTCGGCCGGGAGGTCCCCGAGGTGATCGGGGAGCCGTACGAGGACGCCGACGGCGTGCCCTACCTGCCGATGTTCCGCCAGCCGGTGCTGGTCTTCGAGGGCACGAAGGAGACGCTGACCGCGGCCCACGCGCGCGTGCTCTCCCGTGCCCTGCCGCGCGCGGTGTTCACCTCGGACCTGTTCGCGACGGGCAACGACCGCGACAACCGGGCGGCGGTACGGGCCGTGCGGACGGGTGAGCTGGACCTGGTGGGCCTTGCGGTCCACGGCCCGCGCAACGCCGTGGACAAGGCCCTCAAGGGGGCGCGGATGCACCCGTGA
- a CDS encoding AraC family transcriptional regulator — translation MAQQREVSAWRPSVPGVVEVFHAHFTEYAYPMHVHEAWTLLIVDDGAVRYDLDRHEHGTPHDTVTLLPPHVPHNGSAATPHGFRKRVLYLDGALLSDDLIGPAVDAPDLRDPVLRRRVGQVHGALAAPGDELEAESRLTLIGDRLRAHLRPRLAATGPRPDPALARRLRELLDERVVHGLALDEAGALLQAHPAHLVRAFSGAYGIAPHQYLNSRRVERARRLLLSGVRPAEAAAAAGFYDQAHLTRHFRRLVGVTPGRYRDGVPPSGPSR, via the coding sequence ATGGCCCAGCAGCGGGAGGTCTCCGCCTGGCGGCCGTCCGTCCCGGGCGTCGTCGAGGTCTTCCACGCCCACTTCACCGAGTACGCGTATCCGATGCACGTCCACGAGGCGTGGACGCTGCTCATCGTCGACGACGGCGCCGTGCGCTACGACCTGGACCGGCACGAGCACGGCACCCCGCACGACACGGTGACCCTGCTGCCGCCGCACGTCCCCCACAACGGCTCCGCCGCCACCCCGCACGGCTTCCGCAAACGGGTGCTGTACCTGGACGGCGCGCTGCTCTCCGACGACCTGATCGGGCCCGCAGTCGACGCACCCGACCTGCGCGATCCGGTGCTGCGGCGGCGCGTCGGGCAGGTGCACGGGGCGCTCGCCGCCCCCGGTGACGAGCTGGAGGCCGAGAGCCGGCTGACGCTCATCGGGGACCGGCTGCGCGCCCATCTGCGTCCACGCCTCGCCGCCACCGGCCCGCGCCCCGATCCCGCCCTCGCCCGCCGGCTGCGCGAACTCCTCGACGAGCGGGTCGTCCACGGCCTGGCGCTGGACGAGGCCGGCGCGCTGCTCCAGGCCCATCCCGCCCACCTGGTACGGGCGTTCAGCGGGGCCTACGGCATCGCACCGCACCAGTACCTGAACTCCCGGCGCGTCGAACGCGCCCGGCGGCTGCTGCTGTCCGGCGTCCGCCCGGCCGAGGCGGCGGCCGCGGCCGGGTTCTACGACCAGGCCCATCTCACCCGCCACTTCCGGCGGTTGGTGGGGGTGACGCCCGGACGCTACCGGGACGGGGTGCCGCCCTCGGGCCCCTCACGCTGA
- a CDS encoding type III secretion system chaperone family protein, whose translation MGDAEQRAAQVIEDVFKDAELEWESPAPGHYVVKLPGTRKLSTTVSLIVGRHSLSLNAFVIRHPDENEPAVHRRLLERNLKLYGVSYAVDPLGDIYVTGRLPLAAVTPDEVDRLLGQILEAADGAFNTLLEMGFASAIRKEYEWRVARGESTRNLDAFAHLIQREGPEGGTPSR comes from the coding sequence ATGGGCGATGCAGAGCAGCGGGCCGCGCAGGTCATCGAGGACGTGTTCAAGGACGCGGAGCTGGAGTGGGAGAGCCCTGCACCCGGCCACTACGTCGTCAAACTCCCCGGCACCCGCAAACTGTCGACGACGGTCTCCCTGATCGTCGGCCGCCACTCCCTGTCGCTGAACGCCTTCGTGATCCGCCACCCCGACGAGAACGAGCCCGCCGTCCACCGCCGGCTGCTGGAGCGCAACCTCAAGCTGTACGGGGTGAGTTACGCCGTGGACCCGCTTGGCGACATCTACGTCACCGGCAGGCTCCCGCTCGCCGCCGTCACCCCGGACGAGGTCGACCGGCTGCTCGGCCAGATCCTCGAGGCCGCCGACGGCGCCTTCAACACCCTTCTGGAGATGGGGTTCGCCTCCGCGATCCGCAAGGAGTACGAGTGGCGCGTCGCGCGCGGCGAGTCGACCCGCAACCTGGACGCCTTCGCCCACCTGATTCAGCGTGAGGGGCCCGAGGGCGGCACCCCGTCCCGGTAG